In Camelus bactrianus isolate YW-2024 breed Bactrian camel chromosome 34, ASM4877302v1, whole genome shotgun sequence, one genomic interval encodes:
- the GDF3 gene encoding growth/differentiation factor 3, whose protein sequence is MLPALPGLALGLLLALALGQTFQFQEHVFLQFLGLDKVPSPKKFQPVPSILKRIFQDQEAAATTGVSQDLCSVQELGVRGNVLRLLPDRGFFLYSKSPSQASSCLKKLLSFNLSAISRGEQFTMAQLGLDLGPNTYYNLGPELELALSLVQESHVWGQATRKMGKVFVLQSVPRPQGVLHFNLLDVTKRSHHSGKNLGLFLEILVKGERASGEDFQLEDTCAGLRRSLHASLLVVTLHPEQCRPSSRTRRAAIPASRASCKSLCHRHQLFINFRDLGWHKWIIAPKGFMANYCHGDCPFSLTTALNSSNYAFMQALMHAVDPEVPQAVCIPTKLSPISMLYQDNDDNVILRHYEDMVVDECGCG, encoded by the exons ATGCTTCCTGCCCTGCCAGGCCTGGCGCTCGGCCTCCTATTAGCTCTGGCCTTGGGCCAGACCTTCCAGTTCCAAGAACATGTCTTTCTCCAGTTTTTAGGCTTAGACAAGGTGCCTTCACCCAAGAAGTTCCAGCCTGTGCCTTCTATCTTGAAGAGAATTTTCCAGGATCAAGAGGCAGCAGCAACCACTGGCGTCTCTCAAGACTTATGCTCCGTGCAGGAGCTGGGTGTCCGTGGGAACGTACTCCGGCTTCTCCCAGATCGAG gtttctttctttactcCAAGAGCCCTTCTCAAGCCTCCTCCTGCCTAAAGAAGCTTCTTTCCTTTAACCTGTCTGCCATTAGTCGCGGGGAGCAGTTCACGATGGCCCAGCTGGGCCTGGACTTGGGGCCCAACACTTACTATAACCTGGGACCAGAACTGGAACTGGCTCTGTCCCTGGTGCAGGAGTCACACGTGTGGGGCCAGGCCACCCGCAAGATGGGTAAAGTGTTTGTACTGCAGTCGGTACCACGGCCTCAAGGGGTCCTTCACTTTAACCTGCTGGATGTGACCAAGAGGAGTCATCACTCTGGGAAGAacttaggtttattcctagagaTACTGGTCAAAGGAGAGAGAGCCTCTGGGGAGGATTTTCAGCTTGAGGACACCTGCGCCGGACTGAGACGTTCTCTTCACGCTTCCCTGCTGGTGGTGACCCTCCACCCGGAGCAGTGCCGCCCTTCTTCCCGCACCAGGAGGGCGGCCATCCCTGCCTCTCGGGCTTCCTGCAAGAGCCTTTGCCATCGGCACCAGCTCTTCATCAACTTCCGGGACCTGGGTTGGCACAAGTGGATCATTGCCCCCAAGGGCTTCATGGCAAATTACTGCCATGGAGATTGTCCTTTCTCGCTGACCACTGCCCTCAACAGCTCCAATTACGCCTTCATGCAAGCGCTGATGCACGCGGTTGACCCGGAGGTTCCGCAGGCTGTGTGCATTCCCACCAAGCTGTCCCCCATTTCCATGCTCTATCAGGACAACGATGACAATGTCATTCTCCGGCATTATGAAGACATGGTGGTTGACGAGTGTGGGTGTGGGTAG